One Amaranthus tricolor cultivar Red isolate AtriRed21 chromosome 1, ASM2621246v1, whole genome shotgun sequence DNA window includes the following coding sequences:
- the LOC130813753 gene encoding chloroplastic import inner membrane translocase subunit HP30-2-like produces the protein MGAGKQELVVAEPPKTLIQLNPIVQIQSKFKELEIHLKTWLSKQSLPVEAAVVTAGGAAQGALIGALMGTLTQDMPPSMLPQPAPGLDPKAMASLQQAQALSGGPFAQARNFAVMTGVNVGISCVLKRIKGKEDVWSSMIAAFGSGSMFALVSGMGGPNQIPNMISSGVFFALAQGGIYKLGEKFSKSQVQEADPFYVKTRSMLFSLGLQSYEKNFKKGLLNDRTLPLLTDSALRDVNIPPGPRLLILDQIERDPELKERRRK, from the exons ATGGGTGCAGGAAAACAAGAATTAGTAGTGGCAGAACCACCAAAAACTTTAATTCAACTAAACCCAATTGTTCAAATTCAATCTAAATTCAAAGAATTGGAAATTCACCTTAAAACATGGCTTTCAAAACAATCTCTTCCTGTTGAAGCTGCGGTTGTTACTGCTGGTGGTGCTGCTCAAGGTGCTCTTATTGGTGCTCTTATGGGTACTCTTACGCAAGACATGCCTCCTTCTATGTTACCTCAACCTGCTCCTGGTCTTGACCCTAAAGCTATGGCTAGTCTTCAACAAGCTCAG GCTCTTTCAGGGGGTCCTTTTGCTCAAGCTCGCAATTTTGCTGTTATGACAGGTGTAAATGTTGGCATCTCCTGTGTATTGAAGAGAATCAAAGGGAAAGAGGATGTATGGTCCAG CATGATAGCAGCATTTGGTTCTGGATCCATGTTTGCTTTGGTTAGTGGCATGGGTGGGCCAAACCAAATTCCCAATATGATCTCATCTGGAGTTTTCTTTGCCCTTGCTCAAGGTGGAATTTACAAG CTGGGAGAAAAGTTCTCTAAATCTCAAGTACAAGAGGCTGATCCGTTTTATGTAAAAACAAGAAGCATGTTGTTTAGTCTTGGCCTTCAGAGCTATGAAAAGAACTTTAAGAAAGGCCTGCTAAATGATCGTACATTGCCGCTGCTTACTGATAG TGCCCTTAGAGACGTAAACATCCCTCCCGGTCCAAGACTTCTCATTCTCGACCAAATCGAAAG GGATCCAGAGCTAAAAGAGAGGCGAAGAAAGTAA